The Hyphomicrobium sp. 99 genome contains the following window.
AGCTCGTGCGCACCGACACACTGCCGTCGTTGGCGTTGAACTTCGAGGGCACGGTACCTTTGCTCAGCGCGATCCACGGCAACCCATCCGTCGGAGCTGCCGTTGCGGCAGGTACGCTCTGTTCTGCAAGCGCCGCATCCAAGTCGAACTGGATCTCTTGATCGCAGCCCATGAAGTCGGGCTCTGCTGTGCTCGACTGAACGTCAACACAATCCTCGGCCCGGACGCCGGACGCGACGCAGAAAAGAACCGCCAGACTGGCAATACTCGCACGCGTGACGCCGCGATCGCAGATAAAACGGATTTTTCGAATGAACATAAGCGCCTGTTAGCCTTGAACTTTGATCATCATGTGGCGATTGCATGAAACGCGCCGAGCGTGACCCACCTATGCAGTTAGCCAAAACCTAGATTCACCGGCCCGCATTTACGGCGTTGTCGCTGAAGCCTAGTATCTCTCCACCCGATTTCGCGCGGACTCTGCCCACTCACTGGCTGAGTTTCGTGCAACATGGGTGACGCCCGCACGCCGCGGTCGCCCTAGATGCCGGTCAAAAGCAATCACGCTGATGACGAGCCGAACAGAGAAGGGCAGAGCATGAGCTGGAGCGATACACTCAAGGGGGTCGTGGGCAAAATTGTCGGTCAGGCCGAGGAAGGAGCCTTGCCGGATCTTCTGAAGGGTGTCCTCGGAACCGAAGGTCTGCAAGCGATCCTCACCAAGCTCCAGGACGCAGGCTTTGGATCGCAAGTGTCTTCGTGGCTCGACAAGAACAAGAGCAATCTGCCGATCACACCTGAGCAGATCCAAGCCGCGCTCGGCGACGAACACGTTCAGCAGATCGCCAAGACGCTTGGCATTCCGGTGGATTCAATT
Protein-coding sequences here:
- a CDS encoding YidB family protein, with product MSWSDTLKGVVGKIVGQAEEGALPDLLKGVLGTEGLQAILTKLQDAGFGSQVSSWLDKNKSNLPITPEQIQAALGDEHVQQIAKTLGIPVDSILAALAKMLPELANAAGPAADPQKVPPAPAPSDPKAS